Proteins encoded by one window of Orbaceae bacterium BiB:
- the prfB gene encoding peptide chain release factor 2 has product MSVQRLSGGTFDYETKKERLEEVNGELEQADVWSDPEKAQSLGKERVALEEIVNTIDSLTQGLADVEGLLELAIEEQDQDTFDETNSELAELEIKLDKLEFRRMFSGQYDSADCYLDIQSGSGGTEAQDWAEMILRMYLRWAESRSFTTEVMEISDGDVAGIKSATIRISGDYAYGWLRTETGVHRLVRKSPYDSGNRRHTSFASVFVYPEVDDDIDIEINPADLRIDVYRASGAGGQHVNKTESAVRITHIPTGIVTQCQNNRSQHSNKDQAMKQLKAKLYELEMHKKNAEKQQMEENKSDIGWGSQIRSYVLDDSRIKDLRTGVETRNTQAVLDGDLDQFIEESLKAGL; this is encoded by the coding sequence CTGAGCGTACAGCGATTATCCGGGGGTACCTTTGACTATGAAACGAAGAAAGAGCGCCTTGAGGAAGTTAACGGTGAACTCGAACAGGCGGACGTTTGGTCTGATCCAGAAAAAGCTCAATCGCTTGGCAAAGAACGTGTAGCACTTGAGGAAATTGTTAATACGATCGACTCCCTTACTCAGGGATTAGCTGATGTAGAAGGGCTATTAGAACTGGCTATTGAGGAACAGGATCAAGATACATTTGATGAGACAAATAGTGAATTAGCTGAGCTTGAAATAAAGCTTGATAAGTTAGAGTTTCGCCGAATGTTCTCTGGTCAATATGATAGCGCTGATTGTTATTTAGATATTCAATCTGGTTCTGGTGGTACCGAGGCACAAGATTGGGCGGAAATGATACTGCGCATGTATTTACGTTGGGCAGAATCAAGATCGTTTACTACCGAAGTGATGGAAATCTCTGATGGAGATGTTGCTGGTATTAAGTCAGCTACTATTCGTATTTCGGGCGATTATGCTTACGGTTGGCTGAGAACTGAAACTGGTGTTCATCGTTTAGTCCGTAAAAGTCCTTATGATTCTGGTAATCGTAGACATACTTCATTTGCCTCTGTTTTTGTCTATCCAGAAGTGGATGATGATATTGATATCGAAATTAATCCAGCCGATTTACGGATAGATGTCTACCGAGCTTCTGGCGCGGGTGGTCAGCATGTTAATAAAACAGAATCTGCCGTACGTATTACCCATATTCCAACCGGTATTGTGACCCAGTGTCAAAATAATCGTTCACAACATAGCAATAAAGATCAGGCGATGAAGCAATTAAAAGCGAAGCTTTATGAACTTGAGATGCATAAAAAGAATGCAGAAAAGCAGCAAATGGAAGAGAATAAATCTGATATTGGCTGGGGGAGTCAAATTCGCTCTTATGTTTTAGATGATTCCCGAATTAAAGATTTGCGTACCGGTGTTGAAACACGTAACACACAAGCCGTCCTTGATGGTGATTTAGATCAATTTATTGAAGAGAGCTTAAAAGCGGGTTTATAA
- the lysS gene encoding lysine--tRNA ligase codes for MSTETQDQSQSSLEELNNELKARREKLVQIREQGIAFPNDFRRDTISSELHEKYGDKTNEELVADKIYVAVAGRMMMRRIMGKASFVSLQDVGGQIQLYVTRDELADGFYNEQFKKWDLGDIIAAKGYLFKTKTGELSIHCEEIRLLTKALRPLPDKFHGLADQETRYRQRYLDLITNDTSRQTFKIRSQIVAEIRQFMAEQHFMEVETPMMQVIPGGASAKPFITHHNALDLDMYLRIAPELYLKRLVVGGFERVYEINRNFRNEGVSPRHNPEFTMMELYMAYADYKDLIILTETLFRRLAVITTGSPVVQYGEHTFDFGKPFIKMTMREAICHYRPETNNADLDDFDKACAIAKAVGIEVEKAWGLGRVVTEIFEEVAEANLIQPTFITEYPAEVSPLARRNDENPFVTDRFEFFIGGREIGNGFSELNDAEDQAERFADQVRQKDSGDDEAMFFDEDYVTALEHGLPPTAGLGIGIDRTVMLFTNSHTIRDVILFPAMRPTK; via the coding sequence ATGTCAACAGAAACTCAAGACCAAAGTCAAAGTAGCTTAGAAGAGTTAAATAACGAGCTTAAAGCACGTCGTGAAAAGCTTGTACAGATTAGAGAACAAGGAATCGCATTCCCTAATGATTTTCGTCGCGATACAATTTCGAGTGAATTGCATGAGAAATATGGCGATAAGACTAATGAAGAGTTAGTCGCAGATAAAATTTATGTTGCTGTAGCAGGACGTATGATGATGCGCCGAATCATGGGTAAAGCTTCATTTGTTTCATTACAAGATGTGGGTGGACAGATTCAACTTTATGTTACTCGTGATGAATTAGCTGATGGTTTTTATAATGAGCAGTTTAAAAAATGGGATCTTGGCGATATTATTGCGGCTAAAGGTTATTTATTTAAGACTAAAACGGGCGAGCTATCTATCCACTGTGAAGAGATCCGTTTATTGACTAAAGCTTTAAGACCGCTACCTGATAAGTTCCATGGACTAGCTGATCAAGAAACACGTTATCGTCAACGTTATTTAGATCTGATTACGAATGATACTTCTCGGCAAACATTCAAAATCCGTTCACAAATTGTTGCTGAAATTCGTCAATTCATGGCTGAGCAACATTTTATGGAAGTTGAAACACCAATGATGCAGGTTATTCCTGGCGGTGCATCAGCAAAACCATTTATTACCCATCATAATGCCTTAGATTTAGATATGTATTTACGTATCGCCCCTGAATTATATTTAAAACGACTGGTTGTTGGTGGTTTTGAACGTGTTTATGAAATTAATCGTAATTTCCGTAATGAAGGCGTATCACCGCGACATAATCCAGAGTTCACAATGATGGAACTCTATATGGCTTATGCAGATTATAAAGATCTTATTATCTTGACTGAGACATTATTCCGTCGATTAGCCGTGATTACAACGGGTTCTCCAGTTGTACAATATGGTGAGCATACCTTTGATTTTGGAAAACCATTTATCAAAATGACGATGCGAGAAGCGATTTGTCACTATCGACCAGAAACCAATAATGCTGATCTTGATGACTTTGATAAAGCGTGTGCAATTGCTAAGGCTGTTGGTATCGAAGTTGAAAAAGCTTGGGGACTAGGCCGTGTTGTGACTGAAATCTTTGAAGAGGTTGCTGAAGCTAATTTGATTCAACCAACATTTATTACCGAATACCCAGCAGAAGTATCACCGCTAGCTCGTCGTAATGATGAAAATCCGTTTGTTACTGATCGTTTTGAATTCTTTATTGGTGGACGGGAAATTGGTAATGGTTTCTCTGAGCTTAACGATGCCGAAGATCAAGCTGAACGTTTCGCAGATCAAGTGAGACAAAAAGATTCTGGCGATGATGAAGCAATGTTCTTTGATGAAGACTACGTTACAGCACTTGAGCATGGTTTACCACCAACTGCTGGGCTTGGTATTGGTATTGACCGAACAGTGATGTTATTTACTAACAGCCACACTATTCGAGATGTGATTCTATTCCCTGCGATGCGACCAACTAAATAG
- a CDS encoding HU family DNA-binding protein — protein MNKTELVDAIAAKANITKVAAKTALEATLSAVSESLEKGDSVQLVGFGTFKVNSRKARTGRNPKTGKEIKIAATKVPAFVAGKGLKDAVK, from the coding sequence ATGAATAAAACAGAACTAGTAGATGCTATCGCAGCTAAAGCTAATATTACTAAAGTTGCAGCTAAGACAGCTCTTGAAGCAACTTTATCAGCAGTATCTGAGTCTCTAGAAAAAGGTGATTCAGTACAATTAGTTGGTTTCGGTACTTTCAAAGTAAACAGCCGTAAAGCGCGTACTGGCCGCAACCCTAAAACAGGTAAAGAAATCAAAATTGCAGCAACTAAAGTTCCAGCTTTCGTTGCAGGTAAAGGCTTAAAAGACGCTGTAAAATAA
- a CDS encoding DUF416 family protein: MIKNPIHLRLEKLDNWQLKLFMVCLCERMYPNFALYCEQTECPDSKIYKSILELNWESLLVKNAKINFDSQLEKLEEIIPTVDEQSPYSIYPAIDACEALSELLHSYLSGEALVEHAVAISQISLKTIIELENAQNGDNLSEEELKKCQPVLDELDIQWEIYRLLKNEEQHNLALIKGLKNDLREESISNIGVFLSNQI, encoded by the coding sequence ATGATTAAGAATCCAATTCATCTACGCTTAGAAAAACTAGACAACTGGCAGCTAAAGCTATTTATGGTGTGTTTATGTGAAAGAATGTACCCTAATTTTGCGCTTTATTGTGAGCAAACAGAGTGTCCTGATAGCAAAATTTATAAATCGATTCTAGAACTGAACTGGGAATCATTGCTGGTAAAAAATGCTAAAATCAATTTTGATAGCCAATTAGAAAAATTAGAAGAAATAATTCCCACTGTTGATGAACAAAGCCCATATAGCATCTATCCAGCAATTGATGCATGTGAAGCATTAAGTGAATTATTACATTCGTACTTAAGTGGTGAAGCCCTCGTCGAACACGCCGTCGCTATTAGCCAAATTTCATTAAAAACGATTATTGAATTGGAGAATGCTCAAAACGGTGATAATTTGTCCGAAGAGGAACTTAAAAAATGCCAGCCAGTTCTTGATGAACTTGATATTCAGTGGGAAATATATCGTTTGTTAAAAAATGAAGAACAACATAATTTAGCCCTAATAAAGGGCCTAAAAAATGACTTAAGAGAAGAGTCTATTAGTAATATTGGTGTTTTTTTGAGCAACCAAATATAA
- the hemE gene encoding uroporphyrinogen decarboxylase, whose amino-acid sequence MELKNDRYLRALQCQPVDRTPLWMMRQAGRYLPEYRQLRAEAGDFMTMCKNPDLACEATLQPLRRFDLDAAIIFSDILTIPDAMGLGLYFEQGEGPKFKKVITNINDIKQLPIPDPNKDLAYVMNALSLTRQELKGKVPLIGFSGSPWTLATYMIEGGSSKTFTKIKKMLYSDPAALHLLLDKLAESVALYLNAQIEAGAQSIMIFDSWGGVLSHSSYLEFSLHYMHKILSLLNRGTKHEQYTQNYIPVTLFTKGGGLWIDKIMATGCDAVGVDWTVDLSTLTKGKVAIQGNLDPTILYGDKQTIEENVAAVLQEFGQHNGHIFNLGHGINQDTPIESVETLVNAVHKFSKKIIME is encoded by the coding sequence ATGGAACTAAAAAATGATCGTTACCTACGTGCACTACAGTGCCAACCTGTTGATCGCACGCCACTTTGGATGATGCGTCAAGCCGGTCGTTATTTACCGGAATATCGACAATTACGTGCTGAGGCTGGTGATTTCATGACGATGTGTAAAAATCCAGATTTAGCTTGTGAAGCGACATTACAGCCACTGCGCCGTTTTGATTTAGATGCTGCAATCATCTTCTCTGATATTTTGACAATCCCTGACGCAATGGGATTAGGCTTATATTTTGAGCAAGGTGAAGGGCCTAAATTTAAAAAGGTTATTACTAATATTAATGATATAAAACAGTTGCCAATACCCGATCCAAATAAAGATCTCGCTTACGTTATGAATGCGTTAAGCCTAACTCGCCAAGAATTAAAAGGTAAAGTACCATTAATTGGATTCTCTGGTAGTCCATGGACTTTAGCTACTTACATGATTGAAGGTGGCAGCAGTAAGACCTTTACTAAAATTAAGAAGATGTTATACAGTGATCCAGCTGCATTGCATTTGTTACTGGATAAACTTGCCGAAAGCGTTGCACTTTATCTTAATGCACAAATCGAAGCTGGTGCGCAATCTATCATGATTTTTGACTCTTGGGGCGGCGTGTTAAGCCATAGTAGCTATCTTGAGTTTTCGTTGCATTATATGCATAAAATTCTCTCCTTACTTAATAGGGGCACAAAACACGAACAATATACTCAAAACTATATTCCAGTTACGCTATTTACCAAAGGCGGTGGTTTGTGGATCGATAAAATTATGGCAACGGGATGTGATGCCGTTGGCGTCGATTGGACGGTAGATCTCAGTACCCTAACAAAGGGGAAAGTAGCAATACAAGGTAATTTAGATCCAACCATTTTATATGGTGATAAACAAACAATTGAAGAGAACGTTGCGGCTGTACTGCAAGAGTTTGGTCAACATAATGGACATATATTCAATTTAGGACATGGTATTAATCAAGATACACCAATTGAGAGTGTTGAAACATTAGTTAATGCTGTACACAAATTTTCTAAAAAAATAATAATGGAGTGA
- the glmU gene encoding bifunctional UDP-N-acetylglucosamine diphosphorylase/glucosamine-1-phosphate N-acetyltransferase GlmU: MSKLSAVILAAGKGTRMYSNLPKVLHKIGHKSMLQHVIDSVNLLDVANIYVIYGHGKEQLEPVLRDQPVSLVLQQPQLGTGHAVLQAAPNINDDEDILILYADTPLISPQTLQALITNKPDNGISLLTAIVNDPTGYGRIVRENGEIVAIVEQKDATSEQQQINEINTGIMLVNGKQLKHWLAKLSNNNAQKEYYLTDIIDFAHQDGCPIKATHPKALFEVEGVNNRLQLASLERTYQTKLAEKLLLAGVTLLDPMRFDLRGELSHGVDIVIDCNVIIEGNVQLGNNVYIGAGCILKNCVIGDNSEISPYSIIEDSVLSQACTVGPFARLRPGSKLDDEVHVGNFVELKKAHLGKGTKAGHLTYLGDSIIGMNVNIGAGTITCNYDGANKHQTIIGDDVFVGSDSQLIAPVTIAKGATIAAGTTVTANVEENQLVVSRVKQKQIANWQRPVKK; this comes from the coding sequence ATGTCTAAATTAAGTGCTGTTATTCTGGCTGCGGGAAAAGGTACCCGTATGTACTCAAACTTGCCTAAAGTATTACATAAAATTGGTCATAAATCGATGTTACAGCATGTTATTGATTCTGTTAATTTACTCGATGTTGCTAATATTTATGTGATATATGGTCATGGTAAAGAGCAACTTGAGCCCGTATTGCGTGATCAACCCGTTAGTTTAGTCTTACAGCAACCCCAATTAGGTACGGGGCACGCTGTTTTGCAAGCCGCACCTAATATTAATGACGATGAAGATATTTTAATTCTTTACGCCGATACACCCTTAATTTCACCACAAACTTTACAAGCGTTGATAACCAATAAACCCGATAATGGAATTTCATTATTGACTGCGATTGTTAATGATCCAACGGGATATGGTCGTATTGTGAGAGAAAATGGTGAAATTGTTGCAATTGTTGAACAAAAAGATGCTACATCAGAACAACAACAGATTAATGAAATAAATACTGGCATTATGTTAGTTAATGGTAAGCAACTTAAACATTGGTTAGCTAAACTTTCGAATAATAATGCTCAGAAAGAGTACTACTTAACCGATATTATTGACTTTGCTCATCAAGATGGTTGTCCGATTAAAGCGACTCATCCAAAAGCACTTTTTGAAGTTGAAGGCGTGAATAACCGTTTGCAGTTAGCCTCATTAGAGCGGACTTATCAAACAAAATTAGCTGAAAAACTATTACTGGCTGGCGTAACGTTACTCGACCCGATGCGTTTCGATTTACGCGGAGAGCTTAGTCACGGTGTTGATATTGTCATTGATTGCAATGTTATTATTGAAGGCAACGTACAACTCGGCAACAATGTTTATATTGGAGCTGGCTGTATCTTAAAAAATTGCGTGATTGGTGATAATAGTGAAATAAGCCCTTATTCTATTATTGAAGATTCTGTTTTATCTCAAGCTTGTACGGTAGGGCCTTTTGCTCGATTACGACCAGGGTCAAAACTTGATGACGAAGTTCATGTGGGTAATTTTGTTGAGCTCAAGAAAGCGCATTTAGGTAAAGGTACAAAAGCTGGTCATTTAACTTATTTGGGCGATAGTATCATTGGTATGAATGTGAATATTGGTGCTGGTACTATCACTTGTAATTATGACGGTGCAAATAAACACCAGACAATTATTGGTGATGATGTGTTTGTGGGTTCTGATAGCCAACTGATTGCCCCTGTGACAATTGCTAAAGGGGCAACAATTGCAGCGGGAACAACTGTGACAGCTAATGTTGAAGAAAATCAGCTTGTTGTAAGCCGAGTGAAACAAAAGCAGATAGCAAATTGGCAACGACCTGTTAAAAAATGA
- the glmS gene encoding glutamine--fructose-6-phosphate transaminase (isomerizing), which produces MCGIVGAIAKRDIAEILLEGLKRLEYRGYDSAGLAIISPEGQLQRVRRVGKVKELQDAIDDNPLSGYTGIAHTRWATHGEPTELNAHPHVSDFIVVVHNGIIENFEPLREMLIAKGYQFRSETDTEVIAHLLHDTITKEQCSLFTAVQLVIRQLKGAYGTVVMDTRNPDVLVAARSGSPLVIGLGVGENFIASDQLALLPVTRRFIFLEEGDIAEVTRRNIKIVDKNYQLVEREQIESDIKYDAGDKAGFRHYMQKEIYEQPIAIKNTLENRIKHGLVDLSELGGQAENIFSKIEHIQIVACGTAYNAGFISRYWFESLAGIPCDVEIASEFRYRKRAKRKNSLFITLSQSGETADTLAALRLAKELGYLSTMAICNVATSTLVREADLVLLTKAGTEVGVASTKAFTTQLTVLMLLVAKLGRAHNMSEQTEKAITHALQALPNRIEQVLTFDSQIEKLAARFIDKQHALFLGRGDEYPIAMEAALKLKEISYIHAEAYAAGELKHGPLALIDKEMPVIVMAPTNDLQEKLKSNIEEVRARGGQLYIFAQEDSGFVSDDSMTIISLPHVEEITAAIYFTVPTQLLAYHVALIKGTDVDQPRNLAKSVTVE; this is translated from the coding sequence ATGTGTGGAATTGTAGGTGCTATAGCAAAACGAGATATTGCAGAGATTCTTCTAGAAGGATTAAAAAGACTTGAATATCGGGGATATGATTCAGCGGGTCTTGCTATTATTTCCCCTGAAGGTCAGCTACAACGCGTTCGTCGTGTTGGTAAGGTGAAAGAGTTACAAGATGCGATTGATGATAATCCATTATCTGGTTATACCGGTATTGCTCATACCCGTTGGGCTACTCATGGAGAGCCAACAGAATTAAATGCTCATCCGCATGTGTCTGATTTTATTGTTGTAGTTCATAATGGGATTATTGAAAATTTTGAACCATTGCGTGAAATGTTGATTGCCAAAGGGTATCAATTCCGTTCAGAAACAGATACCGAGGTTATTGCACATCTGCTTCATGATACAATCACTAAAGAACAGTGCTCTTTATTTACGGCGGTACAATTGGTTATTCGTCAACTAAAAGGGGCGTACGGTACTGTTGTGATGGATACGCGTAATCCTGATGTTTTAGTCGCGGCACGTTCAGGTAGTCCATTAGTGATAGGCTTAGGTGTTGGTGAAAACTTTATTGCTTCTGATCAGTTAGCACTATTACCAGTAACACGCCGCTTTATCTTTTTAGAAGAGGGTGATATTGCTGAAGTAACACGCCGTAATATTAAAATTGTTGATAAAAACTATCAACTTGTTGAGCGTGAGCAAATCGAATCTGATATTAAATACGATGCGGGCGATAAAGCTGGTTTCCGCCACTATATGCAAAAAGAAATTTATGAACAGCCAATCGCGATTAAAAATACATTAGAAAATCGTATCAAACATGGTTTGGTTGATTTATCTGAATTAGGTGGACAGGCTGAAAATATATTTTCAAAAATTGAACATATTCAAATTGTTGCTTGTGGTACTGCCTATAATGCTGGATTTATCTCCCGTTATTGGTTTGAATCTTTAGCGGGTATCCCTTGTGATGTAGAAATTGCTTCTGAGTTTCGTTATCGTAAACGAGCAAAACGTAAAAATAGTCTGTTTATCACATTATCACAATCGGGTGAAACAGCGGATACCCTAGCGGCTTTACGTTTAGCAAAAGAGTTGGGATATCTTAGTACGATGGCAATTTGTAATGTTGCGACATCAACATTAGTTCGAGAAGCTGACTTAGTCTTATTAACAAAAGCAGGTACTGAGGTTGGTGTAGCATCAACTAAAGCGTTTACGACACAATTAACGGTATTAATGTTATTAGTTGCGAAACTGGGTCGAGCTCATAATATGTCTGAGCAGACAGAAAAAGCGATTACACATGCATTACAAGCTTTACCTAATCGTATAGAACAAGTATTAACTTTCGATAGTCAAATCGAAAAATTAGCAGCTCGCTTTATTGATAAACAACATGCACTATTTTTAGGACGTGGTGATGAGTATCCGATTGCAATGGAAGCAGCATTAAAATTGAAAGAAATTTCGTATATTCATGCTGAAGCTTATGCTGCCGGAGAGCTGAAACATGGTCCATTAGCTTTGATTGATAAAGAGATGCCAGTTATTGTTATGGCGCCAACTAATGACTTACAAGAGAAGCTAAAATCGAATATTGAAGAAGTTCGTGCTCGTGGTGGTCAGTTGTATATTTTTGCTCAGGAGGATTCTGGTTTTGTAAGTGATGACTCTATGACAATTATTTCACTACCACATGTTGAAGAGATAACAGCAGCAATCTATTTTACAGTGCCGACACAATTATTGGCTTATCATGTTGCTTTAATTAAGGGCACAGATGTGGATCAGCCAAGAAACTTAGCAAAATCAGTGACTGTTGAATAG
- the argA gene encoding amino-acid N-acetyltransferase, whose product MKERTTELVKGLRHSVPYINAHQGKTFVILLTGATLKSNNYANIINDLGLLHSLGIKLVIINGARNQIDEALQEQHIEPKYYKYTRITDAKTLDIVKQVTGLLQLNITASLSMSLNNTPLQGSHINVVSGNFVIAQPLGVDDGIDYCHTGKIRRINCEAIMEQLNHGSIVLLGPVGVSVTGESFNLSSEDVAAEVAIKLKADKLIGFCAEQGILDSNGNVITDLFPADADQYVKMREQNGQHLSSDIRFLRAASRACRNHVHRSHLVSYLVDGAILQEIFSRDGIGTQVAMEHSEKIRKATIDDIGGILELIKPLEEQGILVRRSREQLEMEIDKFTIIERDNITIGCAALYPYFEEGMAEMACVAIHPDYRSSARGDMLLEKLVEQAQKMKLTKLFVLTTRSIHWFREKGFIPAEVDNLPIKKKQLYNYQRNSKILMLDIEH is encoded by the coding sequence ATGAAAGAGCGAACAACAGAATTAGTTAAAGGTTTAAGACACTCGGTTCCTTATATTAATGCGCATCAAGGTAAAACATTTGTGATTTTACTTACAGGGGCTACATTAAAGAGTAACAACTATGCAAATATTATTAATGATCTCGGTTTATTGCATAGTTTAGGAATCAAATTAGTGATTATTAATGGTGCTCGAAATCAAATTGATGAAGCACTACAAGAACAGCATATTGAACCTAAGTATTACAAATATACTCGTATTACTGATGCCAAAACCCTTGATATCGTTAAACAAGTGACGGGTTTATTGCAATTGAATATTACCGCAAGTTTATCAATGAGTTTAAACAATACGCCTCTACAAGGTTCACATATTAATGTTGTCAGTGGTAATTTTGTTATCGCTCAACCATTGGGTGTTGATGATGGGATTGATTATTGTCATACCGGAAAAATTCGCCGCATTAATTGTGAAGCCATTATGGAACAACTTAATCATGGTTCGATAGTTCTTCTTGGGCCTGTTGGTGTCTCGGTAACCGGGGAAAGCTTCAATTTATCATCAGAAGATGTGGCGGCTGAAGTTGCGATTAAACTTAAAGCGGATAAGTTAATTGGTTTTTGTGCAGAGCAAGGCATTTTAGATAGCAATGGTAATGTTATTACGGATCTCTTTCCTGCCGATGCTGATCAGTATGTCAAAATGCGAGAACAGAATGGTCAGCATTTATCGAGTGATATTCGATTCCTACGTGCGGCATCTCGAGCTTGTCGTAATCATGTGCATCGTAGTCATTTAGTGAGCTATTTAGTTGATGGTGCGATATTACAAGAGATCTTCTCTCGTGATGGTATTGGTACTCAAGTTGCGATGGAACATTCTGAAAAAATTCGTAAAGCCACTATTGATGATATCGGTGGTATTTTAGAACTCATTAAACCACTTGAAGAACAAGGTATTCTCGTTAGACGTTCTCGCGAACAGTTAGAAATGGAAATTGATAAATTTACTATTATTGAACGTGATAATATTACGATTGGTTGTGCTGCGCTGTATCCTTATTTTGAAGAGGGAATGGCAGAGATGGCCTGTGTCGCTATTCATCCTGATTATCGTAGCTCTGCAAGAGGCGATATGCTGTTAGAAAAATTGGTTGAACAAGCACAAAAAATGAAATTAACTAAGCTATTTGTTTTAACAACACGTAGTATTCACTGGTTCAGAGAGAAAGGCTTTATTCCTGCTGAAGTTGATAATTTGCCGATTAAGAAAAAGCAGCTATATAATTATCAGCGTAATTCGAAAATATTGATGTTAGACATTGAACATTAA
- the mutH gene encoding DNA mismatch repair endonuclease MutH: MKIQPKPTSESMLMAKAREIAGYSLGDIAKSIDLPIPPDLKKKKGWVGQLLELYLGADAGSKAERDFAHLGIELKTIPINQLGYPLETTFICVAPLVENHGITWQSSHVKYKLNKVLWIPVEGDRAIPLAQRRVGSPILWQPSAEEEQQLKQDWQELMDMIVLGKIANITAKHGEFIQIRPKAANGKALTEAFNENGELIMTRPRGFYLKKQFTARILTNYITLSR, from the coding sequence ATGAAAATACAACCTAAGCCCACCAGTGAATCAATGTTAATGGCAAAAGCGCGAGAGATTGCCGGTTACTCTCTGGGTGATATAGCTAAGAGTATTGACTTACCAATTCCCCCTGATTTAAAGAAGAAAAAAGGCTGGGTAGGCCAACTGCTCGAACTCTATCTTGGTGCTGACGCAGGTAGTAAAGCTGAACGCGATTTTGCTCATTTAGGTATTGAACTAAAAACTATCCCGATCAACCAATTAGGCTATCCACTCGAAACAACATTCATCTGCGTTGCACCTTTGGTTGAGAATCATGGAATTACTTGGCAAAGTAGCCATGTAAAGTATAAATTAAATAAAGTATTATGGATTCCGGTTGAGGGAGATCGCGCAATTCCACTCGCTCAAAGGCGTGTAGGATCCCCGATATTATGGCAACCATCCGCAGAAGAAGAGCAACAATTAAAGCAAGATTGGCAAGAGTTAATGGATATGATTGTTTTGGGCAAAATAGCGAATATCACCGCCAAACATGGTGAATTTATCCAAATTAGGCCTAAAGCGGCCAATGGAAAAGCACTAACCGAAGCCTTTAACGAAAATGGCGAGTTAATAATGACTCGCCCTAGAGGATTCTATTTGAAAAAACAGTTTACAGCTCGCATACTAACGAACTATATAACCTTATCTCGTTAA
- a CDS encoding TerC family protein: MFEWVADPNAWLALTTLTFLEIILGIDNIIFLSLVVAKLPKHQQNFARRLGLGGAMIMRIALLASLAWVVKLSHPLFYIYQWQLLGSNADVSALVDVFAVSARDIVLLLGGLFLVWKGTLEIKEMFNIDHHEDKKVKQLSFCKAIAEIMVLDIVFSLDSVITAVGLSDHIFIMILAVVIAVLIMMFAAKTIGDFVEANPPIKMLAIVFLVMVGLVLVVESLHIHVPKAYIYFAMFFSLAVETLNLLRERKVRKAQK; this comes from the coding sequence ATGTTTGAATGGGTAGCTGATCCGAATGCGTGGCTTGCATTAACCACGTTAACTTTTTTAGAAATTATTCTTGGTATTGATAATATCATCTTCCTTTCTCTTGTTGTGGCAAAATTACCAAAGCATCAACAAAATTTTGCTCGCAGACTAGGGTTAGGCGGTGCAATGATTATGCGTATTGCATTACTCGCATCGCTTGCTTGGGTTGTTAAATTATCCCATCCTCTCTTTTATATTTATCAATGGCAACTCTTGGGCTCTAACGCTGATGTCAGCGCTTTAGTTGATGTGTTTGCTGTTTCCGCTCGAGACATCGTACTATTGTTAGGTGGGCTTTTCTTAGTTTGGAAAGGTACCCTTGAAATTAAAGAGATGTTTAATATCGATCATCATGAAGATAAAAAAGTGAAACAACTCTCTTTTTGCAAAGCGATTGCTGAAATTATGGTGTTAGATATTGTCTTTAGTCTAGACTCGGTTATTACTGCTGTCGGATTATCTGATCATATATTTATTATGATTTTAGCTGTTGTTATTGCTGTACTGATAATGATGTTTGCAGCGAAAACGATTGGTGATTTTGTGGAAGCAAATCCACCAATTAAAATGTTGGCGATTGTCTTTTTAGTTATGGTCGGTCTTGTGTTAGTTGTTGAAAGCTTACATATTCATGTACCTAAAGCCTATATTTACTTTGCAATGTTCTTTTCATTAGCGGTTGAAACGCTTAATTTGCTAAGAGAGCGAAAAGTAAGAAAAGCACAGAAATAA